A single genomic interval of Sinorhizobium garamanticum harbors:
- a CDS encoding MarR family winged helix-turn-helix transcriptional regulator, whose product MGKKSKAEKKGKNGRKRDELAVEPHDLASVLVQAARSMRTVLSRNLVESGLYAGQDGVMLALAETDGLTAGALAAKLGVKAPTMTRTIGRMEAQGFLERRPDEEDARLTKVYLTVPGRERLQTIAEAGQHSEKLATRGLTDKQVRTLLKLLRAVDSNLQAARAPD is encoded by the coding sequence ATGGGCAAGAAGAGCAAGGCCGAAAAGAAGGGCAAGAACGGCAGGAAAAGGGACGAGCTTGCCGTCGAGCCGCACGATCTTGCTTCAGTTCTTGTACAGGCGGCGCGTTCGATGCGCACTGTACTTTCCCGCAATCTCGTCGAAAGCGGCCTCTATGCGGGGCAGGACGGCGTCATGCTCGCGCTGGCCGAGACCGACGGCCTGACGGCAGGCGCGCTCGCTGCAAAACTTGGTGTCAAGGCACCGACAATGACGCGTACCATCGGCCGCATGGAGGCGCAAGGCTTCCTCGAACGCCGGCCGGATGAGGAAGATGCGAGACTGACCAAGGTCTATCTGACCGTGCCCGGGCGCGAACGGCTGCAGACGATTGCAGAGGCCGGTCAGCATTCCGAAAAGCTCGCCACGCGCGGTTTGACCGACAAGCAGGTGCGAACCCTCCTGAAACTGCTGCGGGCAGTCGACAGCAATCTGCAGGCGGCAAGGGCGCCCGATTGA
- a CDS encoding LacI family DNA-binding transcriptional regulator: MAQKVKLSTIAETLGLSTATVSLALRDSPLVATVTRDKIKEQARALGYIYNRRAASLRTSRSGIIGVVVHDIMNPFYGEILKAIEAELDRDKQTFILSNHYDSVEKQRDFIETLLQLGGDGVIMSPAIGTPPEDIQLAEDNGMPAILIARSIEGLDVPIFRGDDAYGISLATNHLIGLGHRCIAMVGGTDQTSTGRDRYQGYVNALRKANIEVDPDLRIPGPRSKQGGFEAAVHLLSLPQKPTAVVCWNDLVAIGMMNGIARAGLVPGVDISVTGYDDLEEASIATPALTTVWNGQADVGRSAARALLDKLSGSHEPDGIHLIKPEMRIRQSTGPLRVPA, encoded by the coding sequence GTGGCGCAAAAGGTCAAGCTTTCGACAATCGCGGAAACACTCGGCCTTTCGACGGCGACAGTATCCCTGGCATTGCGTGACAGCCCACTGGTGGCGACCGTCACGCGCGACAAGATCAAGGAACAGGCACGCGCGCTCGGCTACATATACAATCGCCGCGCCGCAAGCTTGAGGACATCGCGGTCCGGCATCATCGGCGTCGTCGTGCACGACATCATGAACCCGTTCTACGGTGAAATCCTCAAGGCGATCGAGGCGGAACTTGATCGCGACAAGCAGACCTTCATCCTCTCCAACCATTACGATTCCGTCGAGAAGCAGCGCGATTTCATCGAGACTCTGCTTCAGCTTGGCGGCGACGGTGTCATCATGTCGCCGGCGATCGGCACCCCGCCGGAGGATATCCAGCTTGCCGAGGACAACGGCATGCCCGCGATCCTGATTGCCCGGTCGATCGAAGGACTCGACGTGCCGATTTTCCGCGGCGACGACGCCTATGGCATTTCGCTTGCGACCAATCACCTTATCGGCCTTGGCCACCGCTGCATCGCGATGGTCGGCGGCACCGACCAGACCTCGACCGGCCGCGATCGCTACCAGGGTTATGTGAATGCGCTGCGCAAGGCGAATATCGAGGTCGATCCGGACTTACGCATTCCCGGGCCGCGCTCCAAGCAGGGCGGTTTCGAGGCGGCCGTGCATCTCTTGTCGCTGCCGCAAAAACCGACCGCGGTCGTCTGCTGGAACGATCTGGTGGCGATCGGCATGATGAACGGCATTGCCCGCGCCGGGCTTGTGCCGGGCGTCGACATTTCGGTCACCGGCTATGACGACCTCGAGGAAGCCTCGATCGCCACTCCGGCGCTGACGACCGTCTGGAACGGCCAGGCCGACGTCGGCCGCAGCGCAGCGCGCGCGCTTCTCGACAAGCTCTCCGGCAGCCACGAGCCGGACGGAATCCATCTGATAAAGCCGGAAATGCGCATTCGCCAATCGACCGGCCCACTCCGCGTGCCCGCCTGA
- a CDS encoding 2-hydroxyacid dehydrogenase, translated as MSESRPRILVPGKINQRILDRLPEMFETVRIERADVELVTPDMADVAGVAVSGRLPVDLMDALPHLEIIGNFGVGYDGVDVARAAARGIVVTNTPDVLTEEVADTAIGLLLNTLRRLPQAEQWLRQGRWAREGAFPLSPLSLRGRKVGLFGLGRIGLAIARRLEAFAVPIAYHTRTPREGLAYAYHSSLKGLAEAVDTMIVIVPGTVSTLKAVNADILGALGPEGVLISVGRGSTVDEAALVAALQNGVIAGAGLDVFENEPHVPEALLTLPNVSLLPHVASASVATRNAMSDLVVDNLKAWFSTGEALTPVVETPFRRKG; from the coding sequence ATGTCCGAGAGCCGCCCCAGAATTCTCGTGCCCGGCAAGATCAACCAGCGCATTCTCGACCGGCTCCCGGAAATGTTCGAGACCGTGCGCATCGAGCGGGCCGATGTGGAACTGGTGACGCCGGACATGGCGGACGTGGCCGGCGTGGCGGTTTCCGGCCGCCTGCCGGTGGACCTGATGGATGCGTTACCCCACCTCGAGATCATCGGCAATTTCGGCGTTGGCTATGATGGTGTCGATGTTGCCCGCGCGGCGGCACGCGGGATTGTCGTCACCAATACGCCCGATGTCCTGACGGAAGAAGTTGCCGACACCGCGATCGGCCTGCTCCTCAATACGCTGCGGCGTCTGCCACAAGCCGAGCAATGGCTGCGGCAGGGCCGCTGGGCGCGGGAAGGGGCGTTTCCTCTATCGCCGCTCTCGCTCCGGGGGCGCAAGGTCGGGCTCTTCGGGCTGGGACGGATCGGCCTTGCGATCGCCAGGAGACTGGAGGCCTTCGCTGTTCCGATCGCCTATCATACGCGCACGCCGCGCGAGGGGCTTGCCTATGCCTATCATTCGAGCCTCAAGGGCCTTGCCGAAGCCGTCGACACGATGATCGTGATCGTGCCGGGCACGGTAAGCACGCTGAAAGCCGTCAACGCCGACATCCTGGGCGCGCTCGGCCCTGAGGGCGTGCTGATCAGTGTCGGCCGCGGCTCGACCGTGGACGAGGCGGCGCTCGTTGCCGCCCTTCAGAATGGCGTCATCGCCGGGGCGGGGCTCGATGTTTTCGAGAACGAGCCACATGTGCCGGAGGCACTGCTGACGCTTCCGAACGTATCGCTTCTGCCGCATGTGGCGTCCGCTTCGGTGGCGACCCGCAATGCGATGTCCGATCTCGTCGTCGACAATCTGAAGGCCTGGTTTTCGACGGGAGAGGCCCTTACGCCGGTCGTTGAAACGCCGTTCCGGCGCAAAGGCTGA
- a CDS encoding gamma-glutamyl-gamma-aminobutyrate hydrolase family protein gives MSKPVVAIPCDFREFDGNVWHVAAHQYVRAAVEGAGVMPFLIPALETGNDIDEILDRVDGVLASGARSNVHPSLYGRQATDADGPFDPGRDATSLPLIRRALDRGIPLFAICRGIQELNVALGGTLATEIQDQPGISDHRKPDVPELDVAYGIRQDVIVKEGSCLAPVLGAGRIRVNSLHRQAIAATAPRLAVEAVADDGTIEAVSVIGAKAFAVGVQWHPEYWVKTDAPSASLFRAFGDAVRAYREAKA, from the coding sequence ATGTCGAAACCTGTCGTTGCGATCCCTTGCGATTTTCGCGAATTCGACGGCAACGTCTGGCATGTTGCCGCCCATCAATATGTGCGCGCGGCCGTCGAGGGCGCCGGCGTCATGCCGTTTCTCATTCCGGCGCTCGAAACCGGAAATGACATCGACGAGATCCTCGACCGTGTGGATGGCGTTCTCGCCAGCGGGGCACGCTCCAATGTCCACCCTTCACTTTATGGAAGGCAAGCGACGGATGCGGACGGTCCGTTCGATCCCGGCCGCGACGCCACCAGCCTGCCGCTGATCCGCCGTGCGCTTGATCGCGGCATTCCGCTGTTCGCGATCTGCCGTGGCATTCAGGAGCTCAATGTTGCGCTCGGCGGTACGCTCGCGACCGAAATTCAGGACCAGCCCGGTATCTCGGACCATCGCAAGCCCGACGTGCCCGAACTCGACGTTGCCTACGGCATTCGCCAGGACGTGATCGTCAAGGAAGGAAGCTGCCTGGCGCCCGTTCTCGGCGCTGGCCGCATCAGGGTCAACTCGCTGCACCGACAGGCGATCGCCGCGACCGCGCCGCGCCTCGCCGTCGAAGCGGTTGCCGATGACGGCACGATCGAGGCGGTGTCGGTGATCGGCGCCAAAGCCTTCGCGGTCGGCGTGCAATGGCACCCGGAATACTGGGTGAAAACCGATGCGCCTTCGGCCTCGCTTTTCAGGGCCTTCGGCGATGCGGTGCGTGCCTACAGAGAGGCAAAGGCCTGA
- a CDS encoding putative bifunctional diguanylate cyclase/phosphodiesterase, with protein MMPNERGALPTDVYLSSVSSLYEHRRTLVIGMLSHVVTFLLVFLKTSDPFYLTCAATIVVVWALRNLDMARFDRQDFSGADNAMVRKWENRYIVGGVSVTLTCGIACGYAIAVSQDSFAELACISVTLASMISLVGRNYGSERAVLLLSSTACLPIVIGLLTLRDPYMLVLAVLILPFILTTWTMANNVRAFLYENVLAAREISTIAGQFDAALNNMTHGLFMLDSDHRIVVANERACELLSLGDKANLKGRLLSEVLEQAADRLALGANNKEKIARQLDLLIEGKRSRALISTSKDLFLEFSANRRENGEIVLTFEDVTARVQAEKQILQMVRFDTLTGLPSRDYFAELAHNAMAANGGHGRDIGFLLVDVAEFKHVNDMRGHVVGDKLLQTIAERLKSLAGDDAIAARLMGDEFVVFFPNKADASDLEERIRAVHAGLRGVYVAGGFTFNMTMSAGFVIVQSGDFRFEELQIKADLALSETKARNKGGCTAFEGEMDARYLDRQKLKSDLREALNANGLSLSYQPMFTPDGSRIECCEALARWTHPERGPVPPNVFIQLAEEMGVVTDITRYVLGQACRDCTNWPADVSVSVNLSVLDLRGDEIVSMVTEALRETGLDPARLHLEVTESCLMDEPAKVQGILSDLHGRGITIAIDDFGTGYSSLSYLDTLPAGIIKIDRSFVRNIREDARRFKLLRGTVNLARALGLKTVVEGVETADQLQLINEFKCADLIQGFVFAAPMPASAISALCKQGARKRTTKSSSQRIA; from the coding sequence ATGATGCCCAATGAACGGGGCGCTCTTCCGACAGATGTTTACCTGTCGTCTGTGAGTTCGCTCTATGAACATCGCCGGACGCTGGTGATCGGCATGCTGTCGCACGTCGTGACCTTCCTGCTTGTCTTCCTCAAGACCTCCGACCCCTTCTATCTGACCTGCGCCGCGACCATTGTCGTCGTTTGGGCGCTCCGCAACCTCGACATGGCCCGGTTCGACCGGCAGGACTTTTCCGGCGCTGACAACGCGATGGTCAGGAAATGGGAGAACCGGTACATCGTCGGTGGCGTCAGCGTGACGCTGACATGCGGCATTGCCTGCGGATATGCAATCGCCGTCAGTCAGGATTCCTTCGCGGAACTTGCGTGCATTTCGGTGACGCTGGCATCGATGATTTCGCTCGTGGGCCGGAACTATGGTTCCGAACGAGCGGTCCTTTTGTTGTCGTCGACGGCATGCCTGCCGATCGTGATCGGTCTCTTGACCTTGCGAGACCCCTACATGCTCGTCCTGGCGGTGCTGATACTGCCGTTCATTCTGACGACCTGGACGATGGCGAACAATGTGCGCGCCTTCCTTTACGAGAATGTCCTTGCCGCACGGGAAATCTCGACAATCGCCGGGCAATTCGACGCGGCGCTCAACAATATGACGCATGGGCTCTTCATGCTCGACAGCGACCATCGCATCGTGGTCGCGAACGAACGCGCCTGCGAACTCCTCAGTCTTGGCGACAAGGCCAATCTCAAGGGGCGCCTGCTCAGCGAAGTGCTTGAACAAGCCGCCGACCGCTTGGCGCTTGGCGCGAACAACAAGGAGAAGATTGCGCGGCAGCTCGACCTGCTGATTGAGGGAAAGCGCTCCCGCGCGCTGATCTCGACGTCGAAAGACCTCTTCCTCGAATTTTCGGCAAATCGACGCGAGAACGGCGAGATCGTATTGACCTTCGAGGATGTGACCGCGCGTGTGCAGGCGGAAAAGCAGATCCTGCAGATGGTGCGCTTCGACACGCTGACGGGCCTGCCGAGCCGGGACTATTTTGCCGAACTTGCCCACAATGCCATGGCTGCCAATGGCGGGCACGGGCGCGACATAGGCTTTCTCCTTGTCGATGTGGCGGAATTCAAGCATGTCAACGATATGCGAGGGCATGTCGTCGGCGATAAATTGCTTCAGACGATCGCCGAACGCCTCAAGAGCCTCGCCGGCGACGATGCGATCGCCGCCCGGCTGATGGGTGACGAGTTCGTGGTTTTCTTCCCCAACAAGGCGGATGCCTCCGATCTGGAGGAGCGGATCCGGGCCGTGCATGCCGGTCTGCGCGGCGTTTACGTGGCTGGCGGCTTCACATTCAACATGACCATGAGTGCCGGCTTCGTCATTGTGCAGAGTGGCGATTTCCGGTTCGAAGAGCTGCAGATCAAGGCGGACCTGGCGCTCTCGGAAACCAAAGCAAGGAACAAGGGTGGCTGCACGGCCTTCGAAGGCGAGATGGACGCCCGCTATCTCGATCGCCAGAAGCTCAAGAGCGATCTGCGCGAAGCGCTTAACGCAAATGGCCTGAGCCTGTCCTACCAGCCGATGTTCACGCCGGATGGTTCGCGGATCGAATGCTGCGAGGCTTTGGCGCGCTGGACGCATCCGGAGCGCGGACCCGTGCCGCCGAACGTCTTCATCCAGCTTGCAGAAGAAATGGGCGTCGTTACCGACATCACCCGCTATGTTTTAGGGCAGGCATGCAGGGACTGCACGAACTGGCCGGCGGATGTGTCGGTGTCGGTCAATCTCTCCGTCCTCGATCTCAGGGGTGACGAGATCGTCTCGATGGTCACCGAGGCGCTCAGGGAGACGGGGCTGGATCCAGCGCGGCTGCACCTCGAAGTGACGGAAAGCTGCCTGATGGATGAGCCGGCCAAGGTTCAAGGCATTCTCAGCGACCTGCATGGGCGTGGCATAACCATCGCCATAGATGATTTCGGCACCGGTTATTCGAGCCTCAGCTATCTCGATACGCTGCCTGCCGGCATCATCAAGATCGACCGGTCGTTCGTCCGTAACATTCGCGAGGACGCACGACGCTTCAAGCTCTTGCGGGGCACCGTCAATCTTGCCCGCGCGCTTGGCTTGAAGACCGTCGTCGAAGGGGTCGAGACCGCGGACCAGCTCCAGCTTATCAACGAATTCAAGTGCGCCGATCTGATACAGGGTTTTGTCTTCGCAGCGCCGATGCCGGCCTCCGCGATCAGCGCCTTGTGCAAGCAAGGTGCACGGAAACGAACCACCAAGTCGTCCAGCCAGCGCATCGCCTGA
- a CDS encoding N-acyl amino acid synthase FeeM domain-containing protein: protein MGADERQAEPGTFSEKLMQLLDRVEYRRVETGEDMEDIARLRYKAYKAVNLMELTGSTLIDDLDFDSHAYVFGIYLDESLVSTVRVHHVTPDHRASTSGIIFGPEIDTFLDAGLVLIDPGRLAVDPEVLGDEMRALPYLTLRPVAMACEYFSADRCLTACRPRHTAFYKRIFASETVVACRENLGVYNADGALLVARVRGQRPSILDRYPIFDSEPFERRMMFADRSEVPFAPLTILPTARIAQGSYGRAYSRGSASG from the coding sequence ATGGGTGCTGATGAGCGCCAGGCGGAGCCTGGAACTTTTTCCGAGAAGCTGATGCAGCTGCTCGATCGCGTCGAATACAGGCGCGTCGAAACCGGCGAGGACATGGAAGACATCGCGCGGCTCAGGTACAAGGCCTACAAGGCCGTCAACCTGATGGAGCTGACGGGATCGACGTTGATAGACGACCTCGACTTCGACAGTCATGCCTATGTCTTCGGGATCTATCTCGACGAGAGCCTGGTGAGCACGGTGCGTGTCCACCATGTGACGCCGGACCATCGGGCAAGCACGTCCGGAATTATCTTCGGTCCGGAGATCGATACCTTTCTCGATGCGGGCTTGGTGTTGATCGATCCCGGCAGGCTCGCCGTGGATCCGGAGGTGCTCGGCGACGAGATGCGGGCGCTGCCCTATCTGACGCTCCGGCCGGTCGCCATGGCTTGTGAATATTTCTCCGCGGACCGCTGCCTGACAGCCTGCCGTCCGCGCCATACGGCTTTCTACAAGCGCATCTTTGCCTCGGAGACGGTCGTGGCGTGCCGGGAAAATCTTGGCGTCTATAATGCCGACGGCGCCCTACTGGTCGCGCGCGTTCGTGGCCAGCGCCCCTCGATCCTCGATCGCTATCCGATTTTCGACTCCGAACCGTTCGAGCGCCGGATGATGTTTGCGGACCGCAGCGAAGTGCCGTTCGCGCCGCTGACGATCCTGCCGACGGCGCGAATTGCGCAAGGCAGCTATGGTCGCGCCTACTCCCGTGGATCCGCGAGCGGCTGA
- a CDS encoding aa3-type cytochrome c oxidase subunit IV, with protein MAEHHSGPVETGAPMDYSEHEKTYNLFLNATKYGTLFCVTLLIAMAAAFFTTMGFFSSLVLLIILNVVGFLLLR; from the coding sequence ATGGCAGAGCATCATTCTGGACCGGTCGAAACGGGCGCTCCGATGGACTATTCCGAGCATGAGAAGACCTACAACCTCTTCCTGAACGCGACGAAATACGGCACGCTGTTTTGCGTCACGCTGCTCATTGCGATGGCTGCAGCCTTTTTCACAACGATGGGCTTCTTTAGCTCGCTCGTGCTGCTGATCATCCTGAACGTGGTCGGTTTCCTCCTTCTTCGCTAA
- a CDS encoding Re/Si-specific NAD(P)(+) transhydrogenase subunit alpha — protein sequence MSEIVFIAKETDAHEGRVAGSVESVKKLKSLGFDVVVEAGAGHRSRILDPEYEKAGARIGTTADAKGADVILKVRRPTAEEITGYKSGAIVIAIMDPYGNDGAIAAMAEAGLTAFAMELMPRITRAQSMDVLSSQANLAGYQAVIDAAYEYDRALPMMMTAAGTVPAAKVFVMGAGVAGLQAIATARRLGAVVSATDVRPAAKEQVASLGAKFIAVEDEEFKAAETAGGYAKEMSKDYQVKQAALVAEHIAKQDIVITTALIPGRPAPRLVTREMLDSMKPGSVVVDLAVERGGNVEGAEAGKVVEVGGIKVVGHLNVPGRIAASASLLYAKNLVTFLETMVSKETKALALNMEDELVKATALTHGGAVVHPAFGGAKEGDK from the coding sequence GTGAGCGAGATTGTTTTTATCGCCAAGGAAACGGACGCGCATGAAGGGCGCGTCGCGGGTTCGGTCGAAAGCGTCAAGAAATTGAAGTCGCTGGGCTTCGACGTCGTCGTCGAAGCGGGCGCGGGCCACAGGTCGCGCATCCTCGATCCGGAATACGAGAAGGCTGGCGCGCGCATCGGCACGACGGCGGATGCCAAGGGCGCCGACGTGATCCTCAAGGTTCGCCGCCCGACGGCGGAAGAAATTACCGGCTACAAGTCCGGCGCGATCGTCATCGCCATCATGGATCCCTACGGCAACGACGGCGCGATCGCGGCGATGGCTGAGGCGGGGCTCACTGCCTTCGCGATGGAGCTGATGCCGCGTATCACCCGGGCGCAGTCGATGGACGTGCTTTCCTCCCAGGCGAACCTTGCCGGCTATCAGGCGGTGATCGATGCGGCCTATGAATACGACCGTGCGCTGCCGATGATGATGACAGCGGCCGGCACGGTGCCGGCGGCGAAGGTGTTCGTCATGGGCGCCGGTGTCGCCGGACTGCAGGCGATCGCGACTGCGCGGCGGCTCGGCGCCGTCGTCTCGGCCACCGACGTGCGCCCTGCGGCCAAGGAGCAGGTCGCGTCGCTCGGCGCCAAGTTCATCGCCGTCGAGGACGAGGAGTTCAAGGCGGCCGAAACCGCCGGCGGTTACGCCAAGGAAATGTCGAAAGACTACCAGGTCAAGCAGGCCGCACTCGTCGCCGAGCATATCGCCAAGCAGGACATCGTCATCACCACGGCGCTGATCCCGGGCCGTCCGGCGCCGCGGCTCGTGACCCGCGAGATGCTTGATTCCATGAAGCCCGGCTCGGTCGTCGTCGACCTCGCCGTCGAGCGCGGCGGCAATGTCGAGGGCGCGGAAGCCGGAAAGGTCGTCGAGGTCGGAGGCATCAAGGTCGTCGGCCACCTCAACGTGCCAGGCCGCATTGCCGCTTCCGCCTCGCTGCTCTATGCCAAGAACCTCGTCACCTTCCTTGAGACGATGGTCTCGAAAGAGACGAAGGCACTGGCGCTCAACATGGAGGACGAGCTCGTCAAGGCGACGGCGCTGACCCACGGCGGCGCCGTGGTGCATCCGGCCTTCGGCGGCGCGAAAGAGGGGGACAAGTAA
- a CDS encoding NAD(P) transhydrogenase subunit alpha → MANELLDKALADLDRAVEAVRTAAEYVPDAAGAVAHGATGGAIDPFVFRLAIFVLAIFVGYYVVWSVTPALHTPLMAVTNAISSVIVVGALLAVGISASGLATGFGFVALVLASVNIFGGFLVTQRMLAMYKKKDK, encoded by the coding sequence ATGGCGAACGAACTTCTCGACAAGGCATTGGCCGATCTCGATCGGGCGGTCGAAGCGGTCAGGACCGCGGCCGAATATGTGCCGGATGCGGCCGGGGCGGTGGCCCACGGTGCCACCGGCGGCGCGATCGATCCTTTCGTCTTCCGCCTGGCAATCTTCGTGCTGGCGATCTTCGTCGGTTATTACGTCGTCTGGTCGGTGACGCCGGCCCTGCACACGCCGCTGATGGCGGTGACCAATGCGATCTCGTCGGTGATCGTCGTCGGCGCCCTGCTGGCGGTCGGCATCTCCGCTTCAGGGCTTGCCACCGGCTTCGGCTTCGTGGCGCTGGTGCTCGCCTCGGTCAACATCTTCGGCGGCTTCTTGGTCACCCAGCGCATGCTCGCCATGTACAAGAAAAAAGACAAGTGA
- a CDS encoding NAD(P)(+) transhydrogenase (Re/Si-specific) subunit beta — protein MNANFAAFLYLVSGVLFITALRGLSHPTTSRRGNAYGMIGMGIAIATTLLLAMPSLGGLLLIVLGLALGGGAGAYIAKRIPMTAMPQLVAGFHSLVGLAAVLVAAGALYAPSSFGIGELGSIHAQALVEMALGVAIGAVTFTGSVIAFLKLDGRMSGKPILLPYRHAINLALVALVVFFIVGLALTGSHFDFWAIVLLSLVFGVLIIIPIGGADMPVVVSMLNSYSGWAAAGIGFTLGNLALIITGALVGSSGAILSYIMCKGMNRSFISVILGGFGGETAAAGGDDGIQRTVKQGSADDAAFLMQNASKVIIVPGYGMAVAQAQHALRELGDKLKENGVEVKYAIHPVAGRMPGHMNVLLAEASVPYDEVFELEDINSEFAQADIAYVIGANDVTNPAARDDKTSPIYGMPILDVDKAKTCLFVKRSLGSGYAGIDNTLFYKDGTMMLLGDAKKVTEEIVKAINH, from the coding sequence ATGAACGCTAACTTCGCAGCCTTCCTCTATCTCGTCTCGGGCGTCCTGTTCATCACGGCGCTGCGCGGCCTGTCACATCCGACCACCAGCCGCCGGGGCAATGCCTACGGCATGATCGGCATGGGCATCGCCATCGCCACGACGCTATTGCTCGCCATGCCGTCTCTCGGTGGCCTTCTGCTGATCGTGCTCGGGCTCGCGCTCGGCGGCGGCGCCGGTGCCTATATCGCCAAGCGCATCCCGATGACGGCGATGCCGCAGCTCGTCGCCGGTTTCCACTCGCTCGTCGGCCTCGCCGCGGTGCTGGTCGCCGCCGGCGCGCTCTATGCGCCGTCCTCCTTCGGCATCGGCGAGTTGGGCTCGATCCACGCGCAGGCGCTGGTCGAGATGGCGCTCGGCGTCGCCATCGGCGCGGTCACCTTCACCGGCTCGGTCATCGCCTTTCTGAAGCTCGACGGCCGCATGTCGGGCAAGCCGATTCTCTTGCCCTACCGCCATGCGATCAACCTCGCGCTGGTCGCGCTCGTCGTCTTCTTCATCGTCGGGCTGGCGCTGACCGGAAGCCATTTCGACTTCTGGGCGATCGTTCTTTTGTCGCTCGTCTTTGGCGTCTTGATCATCATCCCGATCGGCGGCGCCGACATGCCGGTCGTCGTCTCGATGCTCAACTCCTATTCCGGCTGGGCGGCCGCCGGCATCGGCTTCACGCTCGGCAACCTGGCGCTGATCATCACCGGGGCGCTGGTCGGCTCGTCGGGCGCGATCCTTTCTTACATCATGTGCAAGGGCATGAACCGCTCGTTCATTTCGGTGATCCTCGGCGGCTTCGGCGGCGAGACGGCGGCCGCTGGCGGCGACGACGGCATCCAGCGCACCGTCAAGCAGGGCTCGGCCGACGACGCCGCCTTCCTGATGCAGAACGCTTCGAAGGTGATCATCGTGCCGGGCTACGGCATGGCGGTCGCGCAGGCACAGCATGCGCTGCGCGAGCTCGGTGACAAGCTCAAGGAGAATGGCGTCGAGGTCAAATACGCGATCCATCCGGTCGCCGGCCGCATGCCCGGCCACATGAACGTGCTGCTTGCCGAGGCAAGCGTGCCCTATGACGAGGTGTTCGAACTCGAGGACATCAACTCGGAATTCGCGCAGGCCGATATCGCCTATGTCATCGGCGCCAACGACGTCACCAACCCGGCGGCGCGCGACGACAAGACCTCGCCGATCTACGGCATGCCGATCCTCGACGTCGACAAGGCCAAGACCTGCCTGTTCGTCAAGCGCTCGCTCGGCTCCGGCTATGCCGGCATCGACAACACGCTGTTCTACAAGGACGGCACGATGATGCTCCTGGGCGACGCCAAGAAGGTCACCGAGGAAATCGTCAAGGCTATCAATCACTAA